The genomic window ATTCATATCGGATTTGAAGCCGAGTATCTAATTGGACTGGAAGATGTACTGAATAGAATTCATTCCTATCCGGGAATCGAATATTTTATTCTTGGTCAACATTGTTTTTACGATTCCGACACTAAGGATACCGCTTCTTATTTTTATGACCAATCATCAAGGATGAAAGAGGAAATAATCCATTATCGGGATGATTTAATCAAAGGTATGAAAAGCGGATTATTCCGTTATGTATGCCACCCGGATTTATTCATGTGCGTCTATCCGGAATTTGATGATTTTGCCCGGAATATAGCGCAGACAATAATTGATTCGGCCATCGAATGCGATATCCCCCTGGAATTGAATTTTGGTGGGCCGCGGGTGGGCAAAAGAAAATACGGCAATCAGCTGCGTTTTCGCTATCCAGTTATCGAATTTTGGCAAATGGTGGCGGATAGTAAAGCCAAAGTGGTAATCGGAGTAGATGCGCATAGTCCCAATGATTTTAAATTAGAAAAAAGTTATGCCGAACTTCGAGATTTTTTTGCCCTTGATTTGAATTATGTTCACCCGACAGTTCGCTAAAAAAAGCAAAAAGTAGTGGAAAATATTAGTAGATATTATGCCCGAGTGCTAAAATATTGTTGAGATTTGTCATCAAAGTCTTTTTATGACGGCCAAAATGACAGATAAAAACTTAATTTCGAACAGAGGTATTTATTTATGGGAAGACATTTTGAGGTTCGAGCCGCTGCGATGGCCGGCTCTGCTGCTAAAAAATCCGCTCTTTATATGCGGGCGAGTAAAGAGATTTATATGGCGGCTAAATCGGGCATTCCCGATCCGGATTCTAACTTAGCGCTTCGCTCCGCCATTGAAAAATTTAAAGGCCAAGGCGTAACGAAAGACGTTATTGATCGGGCGGTCAAGAAGGCTTCCGGCGCGGGCGATCAAGAAGCCTATATTGCCGGTCGCTATGAGGCGATGGGCCCGGGGGGATCCAATCTTATTATCGATACTTTAACCGACAACGTTAATCGGGCGTTGGTTGATGTTCGCACGACCATTACCCGCAAGGGCGGACAATTGGCTTCCGTCGGTTATAACTTTACGGAAACCGGGGTCTTTGCTTTTAAGGGTTTTAACCGGGATGAGGTTGAAGAAACACTTATTCTCAATGACGTTGACGTTTGGGATGTTAGCGAGAGCGAAGGGATTGTTCAAGTTTCAGTTGCCCCCACCGAATTTGCACATGCCCGCGACCAATTAACCGCGATGGGAGTCAAAGATTTTGACATGGCGGAAATTAGAATGGTAGCTAATGATAAGATTAAACTCGAAGGCGATGAACTGGTTAAGTTTCAGCAGCTTCTCGATATGCTGGATGAAGTTCAGGATGTTCAGGGTGTCTATCATAATGTCGATATGAGCGGTGAAGAATAGCCGATATCAAGGGATTAAAAAAGGGCAATAGTTGCCTTTCAATTTAGGCATAAGGGCGAATTTAGCAAATATTCGCATTTATAAAAGATTTTGATTGACTTATATTTAGAATAAATATATATTTGTCAGTGGCACAATCTGCCTAATAGTAGTCCCGGTAAGAGTACTGTTTGGTAAGGAGGATTATATGCAACGTCAAACAACTTTAGCAAAACCGCTAGAAGTCGTTCGTAAATGGTATGTCGTCGATGCAACCGACAAACCACTCGGCCGTCTAGCTAGTGAACTTGCCCTTGTTTTAATGGGAAAAAACAAGCCATCTTATACTCCCAATGTCGATTGCGGTGATTACGTCATCGTTATTAACGCAGAAAAAGTCGCCTTAAGTGGTGATAAATTAACTGGTAAAAAATATTTCAATGCCAGTAAGACCCTCGGCCATCTTCGGACCCGTTCAGCGGCGGAAATGATCGCTAACTATCCAGAAGAAATGGTAGAACGGGCTGTTTGGGGCATGCTTCCCAAAGGCCGTTTAGGTCGTCAGGTCGCGAAGAAACTCTTTGTTTATCGGGGAGCCGATCATAAGCATGAGGCTCAACAACCGGAAGTTCTTGAACTTCGTTATTTAGGAGGTAAATAATCATGGCCGCGAAAAAGAAAACCGTTCAATATTACGGAACCGGTCGGCGTAAATCGTCAATCGCCCGTGTCTATTTAGTTCCCGGTAAAGGTGAAATTACCGTCAATGGTCGTCCCGTTGATCAATATATGCCTTATGCCACGCTGGTTATGGATTTGAAGCAACCATTAACTCTCACCAACAATCTTGATAAATTTGATGTTGATGCCACAGTTACTGGCGGTGGATTTACCGGACAGGCTGGCGCGATTCGGCTTGGCATTGCCCGGGCTCTTCTTGAAGCCGGAGCCGAGCGCTCAAGTTTAAAAGTCGCTGGTATGTTAACCCGGAATTCCCGGAGCAAAGAACGTAAAAAGTACGGTCTTAAAGCTGCGCGTCGGGCACCACAATTCAGCAAGCGTTAATCGCTTATTGTTATTGATGACACAAGGCCTTTTCTTTACGAGAAGGCCTTTTTTATTTTTGGTAGAAGACTTATAATTTCGAAGGTAACAATATGAAAAAAGCAAAGATTAATTCAGCGACGCGTACAGCCCTATTTTTTATCCTTATAATGGGAATTGTCAGCCTTCTAAGCGATATGACCCATGAGGGGGCAAAGAGCATTTATGGTGATTTTTTAAGATTAAACGGAGCCTCATACTTTTCGATATCGCTTATATCAGGGCTTGGAGAGTTTTTAGGATCTTCGCTTATCTTTGTTACAGGCTACATTGCCTCGCGGACAAAAAAATATTGGCTGATGACCTTTATTGGTTACGCGATTAATATGCTGGCGATCCCAGCACTGGCCCTGGTAATGCCGGGAGGCTACATTTGGGCGGGTGCCTTGATTATCGCTGAGCGTATCGGCAAGGCGATAAGAAAGCCGGCTAAAAATACGATGGTGAGCTTTGTTTCACATAAAATGGGAGTCGGCAAAAGTTTCGCCATGCTGGAAGTTCTGGATCAAATAGGCGCATTTTTAGGCCCGGTTATGCTGACAGGAGTGCTTCTTTTGTCAAAAAACGAAGATACTTTGACCGGGTATCGTCTTAGTTTTCTCTTTTTGCTTATTCCGGCAATACTATGTTTAATTTTTCTTTTTATCGCCCGAATCAAATATCCGAAGCCGGAGGATTATGAGACGGCGGAAGAAGTAAATAGTGAAGAGCAACTTGCCGGCAAAAATAAACAAGTATTCATTATTTATATTGTGGCCTCTTTATTGAGTGCAATCGCCTTTTTAGATTTTCCGTTGATTAGTGCATATATCAGCGACCAAGGATATCTGTCCGCCGAATATTTACCTTTGGCTTATGCCTTTGCCATGTTAATAGACGCAGTGGGCGCGTTTATTTTTGGCCTTCTTTTTGACCGATTTGGCATTCGTCTTTTACCCTATGTTTCTTTACTTGGAGTTTTGCTGACACCCCTAATTTTTCTCACCCATAGTTTAGGATCAGTGGCTGCCGGTGTTGCCATCTGGGGACTGATAATGGGCGCGAACGAAAGTGTGTTAAAGGCGGCAGTGGCAACGATTGTTCCAAAAGCAAGAAGGGCTTGGGGGTACGGACTTTTCGAGGGGCTATATGGCATTGCCTGGTTTGCTGGTTCAGTCTTGATCGGCTTATTAATTGAGAAAAGCATCACTTGGATGGTCATCTTTTGTGTGGCGGTTTCGCTGTTGGCGACAGTATTTTATTTCATGTCCGCGTATATCGATAGCGGTAAAAAAATAACGAAAGAAAAAATCGATGGATAATATAGACGACTAAACTATGAAAAGCGGCAAAAAAGCCAAACGAAAATAAAAAAATAAAGTAAATCGGTATCAAAATACCTTGAAAAAAACTCTCCAAATATTATGCTATTAGTAGATATTAGGGAGCTTTTTTTATGGCAAAAAATAATTCGATTATTGCGGACAATGATCCCCGGTTTAAAGACCTTGATCATTATATTGATTCCATTAGTGACGAGGAAGGGACAAATCTAATTGTTCTTCAAAAAGCGCAAGGCATTTTTGGCTTTCTGCCGATTGAAGTCTTAAAGCACATAAGTGACTACAAGCATGTTCCGTTAAGTGAACTCTATGGGGTGGCAACTTTCTATAGTCAATTCACCTTAACTAAACGCGGGAAGCACACAATCTCTATCTGCTTGGGAACCGCCTGCTATGTACGCGGAGCTCAGAAGGTGCTAGATAAGGTTAGGGATATTTTAAAAATTGAAGTCGGGGAAACCACCGAAGACGGGCTTTTTACTTTAGAAAATGCCCGTTGCTTAGGCTGCTGTGGGCTGGCTCCGGTGATGATGATTGATGAGCAAGTGTATGCTAATCTAGTCGATTTAGAGAAAATACCGGGCATTCTTGATAAATATCGGGAGGAAGAAGTCAATGAGTAAAATAATGAATCGCACGGATTTATTGGCGATAAAAACCGCAACTTTAGCCAAAATGAATGCCGGCAACCACTACCGGGTTGTCGTTGGAATGGCGACCTGCGGACTTTCGGCCGGGGCAAACTACGTCTATCAATCAATGAAAAAAGAGGTCGAGAGTCTAGGATTGACCAATGTGGATATTGAAGTAACCGGATGTATCGGTTCCTGCACATATGAGCCGATTGTTGAAGTTTTTTGCCCCGGAGAGGAAAAAATCTCTTACATATTCATGACGCCGGAAAAAGGTGTACAAGTAGTGAAGAGCCATTTTGCTGGTCACAAACCGATTTATGAGTATACTCTCCAAGGCTACCAAATGGCGAAAGCCTTTGAAGAAGAGCTAAGTTTGGATAAGACAAACATTGCCCTTTCCTCCCTTGACGAAAGCGAAATGGAAATGGATGACATCCCGGCGAGCGAACCATTAATTCGCGATTTAAAGGTTGATTTAGACATTACGCATCTACCTTTTTATGCGAAACAAAAGCGCGTTGTTATGCATAATTGTGGTTTGATTAACCCGGAAGACATCAATGAATATATTGCGATGGATGGGTATTTTGCCCTGGCTAAATCACTGTTAGAACTAAAACGGTTAGAAGTTATCGATATCATCATGGCCTCAGGTTTAAGAGGAAGAGGGGGCGCAGGATTTCCGACCGGTGTTAAATGGAAATTTGCCTATCAAGAACCAGGTGACGAAAAGTATTTTATCTGTAACGCCGACGAGGGGGATCCGGGCGCTTTCATGGATCGTTCGCTTCTCGAGGGCGACCCCCATTCAGTTATTGAAGCAATGATAATCGCTGGGTATGCCATCGGCGCCCATCAGGGATATATTTATGTGCGAGCGGAGTATCCAGTTGCGGTTAAGCGGCTTAATATTGCTCTTGATCAGGCCAAAAACATGGGATTACTGGGAAAGAATATCCTCGGCAGCGGCTTTGATTTCAATATTGATATTCGGTTGGGAGCCGGGGCTTTTGTCTGCGGTGAGGAAACGGCCTTAATTGCTTCAGTGGAAGGTAAGCGGGGCATGCCCCGCAATAAGCCACCTTTCCCCGCCCACAGTGGTCTGTTTAACAAGCCAACAATTATTAACAATGTCGAAACTTTAGGCAACGTGGCACAGATTATTCTAAAAGGAGCCTCGTGGTTTACCGCGATGGGGACGCAGAAGTCTCCAGGAACAAAAGTGTTCGCTCTAGGAGGAAAAATAACCAATACGGGTTTAGTGGAAGTGCCAATGGGGATTACGTTGCGCGAAATTATCTATGATATTGGCGGAGGGTGTCCCAATGGCAAAGAACTAAAGGCCATCCAAACAGGAGGGCCGTCCGGAGGATGCATCACCACGAAATACTTGGATTTACCGATTGATTTTGACAATTTAACTTCTATCGGTTCAATGATGGGAAGCGGTGGAATGATTGTTATGGACGAAGATAACTGTATGGTTGACATCGCCCGTTTTTACCTTGATTTTACCGTAAGTGAAAGTTGCGGAAAATGTACACCTTGCCGCGAGGGAACGAAGCGTCTATTGGAGATAGTTACCCGCATCAGCGAAGGAAAAGGCAAACTTAGCGATATTAATCTTTTGGAAGATTTAGGTCAGCATTTAAAGGACACGGCTCTTTGCGCCCTTGGACAAACGGCTCCCAATCCGGTTCTTTCAACTTTGGAAAATTTTAAAGACGAATATTTGGCTCACATCGTCGACAAACGGTGTCCAGCGCACGTCTGTAAAAAACTTTTAGGCTACGAAATCACGGATGATTGCCGCGGATGTACCAAGTGTGTCCGTTATTGCCCGGTGCATGCAATTACCGGCAAACCTCTAGCCAAGCATCATATTGATCCCGACCTTTGTATTCGCTGTGGGGCATGTTTTGAAGGCTGTGCCTTCCATGCCATCGTCGTTAAATAGGAGAAATCATCATGGAAGA from Bacilli bacterium includes these protein-coding regions:
- the rplM gene encoding 50S ribosomal protein L13 is translated as MQRQTTLAKPLEVVRKWYVVDATDKPLGRLASELALVLMGKNKPSYTPNVDCGDYVIVINAEKVALSGDKLTGKKYFNASKTLGHLRTRSAAEMIANYPEEMVERAVWGMLPKGRLGRQVAKKLFVYRGADHKHEAQQPEVLELRYLGGK
- the nuoF gene encoding NADH-quinone oxidoreductase subunit NuoF; this encodes MNAGNHYRVVVGMATCGLSAGANYVYQSMKKEVESLGLTNVDIEVTGCIGSCTYEPIVEVFCPGEEKISYIFMTPEKGVQVVKSHFAGHKPIYEYTLQGYQMAKAFEEELSLDKTNIALSSLDESEMEMDDIPASEPLIRDLKVDLDITHLPFYAKQKRVVMHNCGLINPEDINEYIAMDGYFALAKSLLELKRLEVIDIIMASGLRGRGGAGFPTGVKWKFAYQEPGDEKYFICNADEGDPGAFMDRSLLEGDPHSVIEAMIIAGYAIGAHQGYIYVRAEYPVAVKRLNIALDQAKNMGLLGKNILGSGFDFNIDIRLGAGAFVCGEETALIASVEGKRGMPRNKPPFPAHSGLFNKPTIINNVETLGNVAQIILKGASWFTAMGTQKSPGTKVFALGGKITNTGLVEVPMGITLREIIYDIGGGCPNGKELKAIQTGGPSGGCITTKYLDLPIDFDNLTSIGSMMGSGGMIVMDEDNCMVDIARFYLDFTVSESCGKCTPCREGTKRLLEIVTRISEGKGKLSDINLLEDLGQHLKDTALCALGQTAPNPVLSTLENFKDEYLAHIVDKRCPAHVCKKLLGYEITDDCRGCTKCVRYCPVHAITGKPLAKHHIDPDLCIRCGACFEGCAFHAIVVK
- a CDS encoding NAD(P)H-dependent oxidoreductase subunit E, translated to MAKNNSIIADNDPRFKDLDHYIDSISDEEGTNLIVLQKAQGIFGFLPIEVLKHISDYKHVPLSELYGVATFYSQFTLTKRGKHTISICLGTACYVRGAQKVLDKVRDILKIEVGETTEDGLFTLENARCLGCCGLAPVMMIDEQVYANLVDLEKIPGILDKYREEEVNE
- a CDS encoding histidinol-phosphatase, yielding MRDRPLDYCLHTHTKRCGHAFGEDEEYVQAAIAAGIKVLGFSDHIFLPDIFHPHMRGDFSMLDEYIDSLSKLKEKYRAQIEIHIGFEAEYLIGLEDVLNRIHSYPGIEYFILGQHCFYDSDTKDTASYFYDQSSRMKEEIIHYRDDLIKGMKSGLFRYVCHPDLFMCVYPEFDDFARNIAQTIIDSAIECDIPLELNFGGPRVGKRKYGNQLRFRYPVIEFWQMVADSKAKVVIGVDAHSPNDFKLEKSYAELRDFFALDLNYVHPTVR
- a CDS encoding MFS transporter, translated to MKKAKINSATRTALFFILIMGIVSLLSDMTHEGAKSIYGDFLRLNGASYFSISLISGLGEFLGSSLIFVTGYIASRTKKYWLMTFIGYAINMLAIPALALVMPGGYIWAGALIIAERIGKAIRKPAKNTMVSFVSHKMGVGKSFAMLEVLDQIGAFLGPVMLTGVLLLSKNEDTLTGYRLSFLFLLIPAILCLIFLFIARIKYPKPEDYETAEEVNSEEQLAGKNKQVFIIYIVASLLSAIAFLDFPLISAYISDQGYLSAEYLPLAYAFAMLIDAVGAFIFGLLFDRFGIRLLPYVSLLGVLLTPLIFLTHSLGSVAAGVAIWGLIMGANESVLKAAVATIVPKARRAWGYGLFEGLYGIAWFAGSVLIGLLIEKSITWMVIFCVAVSLLATVFYFMSAYIDSGKKITKEKIDG
- the rpsI gene encoding 30S ribosomal protein S9, encoding MAAKKKTVQYYGTGRRKSSIARVYLVPGKGEITVNGRPVDQYMPYATLVMDLKQPLTLTNNLDKFDVDATVTGGGFTGQAGAIRLGIARALLEAGAERSSLKVAGMLTRNSRSKERKKYGLKAARRAPQFSKR
- a CDS encoding YebC/PmpR family DNA-binding transcriptional regulator; protein product: MGRHFEVRAAAMAGSAAKKSALYMRASKEIYMAAKSGIPDPDSNLALRSAIEKFKGQGVTKDVIDRAVKKASGAGDQEAYIAGRYEAMGPGGSNLIIDTLTDNVNRALVDVRTTITRKGGQLASVGYNFTETGVFAFKGFNRDEVEETLILNDVDVWDVSESEGIVQVSVAPTEFAHARDQLTAMGVKDFDMAEIRMVANDKIKLEGDELVKFQQLLDMLDEVQDVQGVYHNVDMSGEE